In one window of Dermochelys coriacea isolate rDerCor1 chromosome 3, rDerCor1.pri.v4, whole genome shotgun sequence DNA:
- the FUCA2 gene encoding plasma alpha-L-fucosidase — protein sequence MPLLLLCVLLCPRGCRARYDPTWESLDSRPLPTWFDEVKFGIFIHWGLFSVPSFGSEWFWWYWQKEKRPAYVKFMETNYPPGFSYEDFGPLFTAEFFDANQWADILKASGAKYVVLTSKHHEGFTLWGSKYSWNWNAVNIGPKQDIVAELATSIRNRTDLHFGLYHSLFEWFNPLFLYDASNVFKTRQFPTAKSLPELYEIVAKYQPEILWSDGDGNAPDTYWNSTGFLAWLYNDSPVRDTVVTNDRWGVGSICKHGGYYTCSDRYNPGQLLPHKWENCMTIDKWSWGYRRNTQLNDYLTIEELVKQLVETVSCGGNLLMNIGPTHDGRIDVIFQERLRQMGVWLRVNGEAIYGTKPWRTQNDTVTPGVWYTFKPKEETVYAIFLNWPISDSLVLGDPKTKIGATQVKLIGYKGQLKWVSLGEKGMTVAVPQLTPSQLPCQWGWTLQLMNVN from the exons ATGCCGCTGCTGCTCCTCTGTGTGCTCCTTTGCCCGCGGGGATGCCGTGCGCGCTATGATCCTACCTGGGAGTCTCTGGATTCCAGACCGCTTCCGACCTGGTTTGATGAAGTCAAGTTTGGCATCTTCATCCACTGGGGCTTGTTCTCCGTGCCCAGCTTCGGCAGCGAGTGGTTCTG GTGGTATTGGCAGAAGGAAAAGAGACCGGCCTATGTAAAATTTATGGAGACAAATTACCCTCCTGGCTTCAGTTATGAAGATTTTGGCCCTTTGTTTACAGCCGAGTTTTTTGATGCCAACCAGTGGGCAGATATTCTGAAGGCTTCTGGTGCAAAATATGTTGTCTTGACTTCAAAACATCATGAAG GTTTTACCTTGTGGGGGTCCAAATACTCTTGGAACTGGAATGCTGTCAACATAGGACCAAAACAGGACATTGTGGCTGAACTAGCAACATCTATTAGAAACAGGACTGATTTGCACTTTGGGCTGTATCACTCTCTCTTTGAATGGTTCAATCCTCTCTTCCTTTATGATGCCTCCAATGTATTCAAGACAAGACAATTTCCAACTGCCAAGTCATTGCCTGAGCTCTATGAGATTGTGGCTAAATACCAACCAGAGATCCTCTGGTCTGATGGGGATGGTAATGCACCAGATACTTACTGGAACAGCACTGGATTTTTAGCCTGGCTGTATAATGACAG CCCAGTTCGGGATACAGTTGTAACAAATGATCGTTGGGGAGTTGGCAGCATTTGTAAACATGGTGGATACTACACCTGCAGCGACCGCTATAACCCAGGACAACTTTTGCCTCATAAGTGGGAGAACTGTATGACCATAGACAAATGGTCCTGGGGTTATAGGAGGAATACGCAGCTAAATGATTATCTCACGATTGAAGAACTGGTAAAG CAACTCGTAGAAACAGTATCATGTGGGGGGAATCTCCTGATGAACATTGGGCCCACCCATGATGGTCGCATTGATGTTATATTCCAAGAACGCCTAAGACAGATGGGTGTCTGGCTGCGAGTCAATGGAGAAGCCATTTACGGAACTAAACCATGGAGAACTCAGAATGACACTGTCACACCAGGAGTGTG GTACACGTTCAAACCTAAAGAAGAGACAGTCTATGCCATTTTCCTTAATTGGCCAATCTCAGACTCTCTGGTACTTGGTGACCCAAAAACCAAAATTGGAGCGACACAA gtgaaGCTGATTGGATATAAAGGACAATTGAAGTGGGTTTCACTGGGAGAAAAGGGAATGACGGTGGCTGTGCCTCAGCTAACCCCTAGTCAGTTACCCTGTCAATGgggctggactctgcagctgaTGAATGTAAACTGA